The Paenibacillus sp. YPG26 genome includes a window with the following:
- a CDS encoding sugar ABC transporter permease → MQKSIKKYFALFALPTILAFLIAFIIPFILGIYLSFTEFTTVNDAKWIGLKNYVRAFSNQEFLDALWFTVKFTIVSVITINVFAFLLGLLLTRGKKGTNLFRTIFFMPNLIGGIVLGYIWQLIINGVLIKFDLTLTSSATYGFWGLVVLMNWQLIGYMMIIYIAGIQNVPKDLMEAAQIDGANRFRILRSVTLPMVMPSITICLFLSLSNSFKLFDQNLALTAGAPAKETSMLALDIYNTFYGRTGWEGVGQAKAVVFFVLVALIALVQLVITRRKEVEN, encoded by the coding sequence ATGCAAAAGTCGATAAAAAAATATTTTGCTCTTTTTGCATTACCAACCATACTAGCATTCTTAATCGCATTTATAATTCCGTTCATACTGGGTATTTATCTATCCTTTACTGAATTCACCACAGTGAACGATGCCAAATGGATAGGGCTTAAAAATTACGTCAGAGCATTCTCAAACCAAGAGTTTCTGGACGCTCTATGGTTCACGGTTAAATTTACAATTGTGTCTGTAATTACGATCAATGTATTCGCCTTCTTGCTCGGTCTGCTGTTAACCCGGGGGAAGAAAGGTACCAATTTATTTAGAACGATCTTCTTCATGCCTAACCTGATAGGCGGTATCGTACTAGGTTACATCTGGCAGTTGATTATTAACGGTGTCCTGATTAAATTCGATCTTACCTTGACTTCTAGCGCAACTTACGGCTTCTGGGGGCTCGTTGTCCTCATGAACTGGCAATTGATCGGTTATATGATGATCATCTACATTGCCGGAATTCAGAACGTACCTAAGGATTTGATGGAAGCGGCACAAATTGATGGAGCGAACCGCTTCAGAATTCTTCGCAGCGTAACTCTGCCTATGGTTATGCCATCCATTACAATCTGTTTGTTCTTGTCCTTATCTAATTCATTTAAGCTGTTTGACCAAAACTTGGCACTCACGGCCGGAGCTCCAGCAAAAGAGACTTCGATGTTGGCTCTGGATATCTATAATACTTTCTATGGTAGGACCGGTTGGGAAGGCGTGGGTCAGGCCAAAGCGGTTGTATTCTTTGTCCTGGTAGCACTGATCGCCTTAGTGCAGCTCGTCATTACCAGAAGAAAGGAAGTTGAGAATTAA
- a CDS encoding ABC transporter substrate-binding protein, which yields MKMKKWLTLMLSMTLLAGLAVGCGNKEETNTGTNGTTGKTAKEEIYFLNFKPEIAETYDKIAKDYEAETGVKVKVVTAASGTYEPTLKAEIAKSDAPTIFQINGPVGYQSWKDYTLDLKDTKLYSYLTDNSLAVKDGEGVYGIPYVVEGYGIIYNDAIMKKYFALADKAVPYASVAEVNTFDKLKAVVEDMTAKKDQLGIKGVFSSTSLGAGEQWRWQSHLANLPLFYEFKDNTSVKDPVQAGLQSNEITFKYGKNFQNIFDLYTNNSVTKKTLLGSKTVADSMAEFALGQSAMVQNGNWGWSQINGVDGNVVKAEDVKFMPIYTGVAGEEKQGLAIGTENYFAVNSKVSAEKQKASIAFLEWLFSSEKGKKYVSGELGFIAPFNTFKEEERPADPLAKEVSSWMSKGLNTVPWTFAAFPSEEFKNSFGSALLQYVQGGLQWADVEKAVIDSWKSEKAK from the coding sequence ATGAAGATGAAGAAATGGCTAACGCTTATGCTCTCCATGACCTTGCTTGCTGGATTGGCTGTAGGCTGCGGTAACAAAGAGGAGACTAACACCGGTACAAATGGTACAACAGGAAAGACGGCTAAAGAAGAAATCTACTTCCTTAACTTTAAGCCTGAAATTGCTGAGACTTACGACAAAATTGCTAAGGATTATGAAGCTGAGACTGGCGTGAAAGTTAAAGTTGTAACTGCTGCTAGTGGAACTTATGAGCCTACGCTTAAAGCTGAGATTGCAAAATCTGACGCTCCTACAATTTTCCAGATTAACGGGCCTGTAGGCTACCAATCTTGGAAGGATTACACACTAGATCTTAAGGATACTAAGCTTTATAGCTATCTGACAGATAACAGTCTGGCAGTTAAAGATGGCGAAGGCGTATACGGTATTCCTTATGTAGTAGAAGGTTACGGTATCATCTACAATGACGCGATCATGAAGAAGTACTTTGCTCTGGCTGACAAAGCGGTTCCTTACGCTTCTGTAGCTGAAGTTAACACATTTGACAAGCTGAAAGCGGTTGTTGAAGATATGACAGCCAAGAAAGATCAGCTCGGCATTAAAGGCGTATTCTCCTCTACTTCCCTGGGTGCAGGCGAGCAATGGAGATGGCAGTCCCACTTGGCTAACCTTCCTTTGTTCTATGAGTTCAAAGACAACACATCTGTGAAGGATCCGGTTCAAGCAGGTCTTCAATCTAATGAAATTACATTCAAGTACGGTAAGAACTTCCAAAACATTTTCGATCTGTACACGAACAACTCTGTAACTAAGAAAACATTGCTGGGCAGCAAAACAGTAGCTGACTCTATGGCTGAATTCGCTTTGGGTCAATCCGCTATGGTTCAGAACGGTAACTGGGGCTGGTCCCAAATCAACGGTGTAGACGGTAACGTAGTTAAAGCCGAAGATGTTAAATTCATGCCTATTTACACTGGTGTTGCTGGTGAAGAGAAGCAAGGTCTGGCTATCGGTACTGAGAACTACTTCGCTGTGAACAGCAAAGTATCCGCTGAGAAGCAAAAAGCATCAATCGCTTTCTTGGAGTGGTTGTTCTCCAGTGAAAAAGGTAAGAAGTATGTAAGTGGTGAGCTTGGATTTATCGCTCCTTTCAACACATTTAAAGAAGAAGAAAGACCAGCAGATCCGCTTGCGAAAGAAGTTAGCAGCTGGATGAGCAAAGGCCTGAACACAGTGCCTTGGACATTCGCCGCATTCCCAAGTGAAGAGTTCAAGAACAGCTTCGGTAGTGCATTGCTGCAATACGTACAAGGCGGCCTGCAATGGGCTGATGTAGAGAAAGCTGTTATCGATTCCTGGAAATCCGAAAAAGCAAAATAG
- a CDS encoding molybdopterin oxidoreductase family protein, with product MSLIDQENGIFPAVCPLDCPDTCGLLLHKEHGRIVKVTGNPEHPVTRGAICNKVRNMTERVYHPERVLYPLKRIGAKGEGKFERISWDEAAAEIAARYKQLIAEHGPETILPYSFYGNMGILSVDGMDRRFFNRMGSTKLQQGICNAAGNAGFKYTMGFGGGTIPEDAAEAELFIVWGGNIVSTNMHMIPIIEQARKRGAKLVVIDVHRNRTAERADWFIPLYPGTDGALAVGMMHVLFDRGLVNEAFLARYTVGHEELREHVREYTPELVSTITGVPAEDIVKLAMMYGKTSPAYIHIGNGLQHHDNGGMTVRTITCLPALTGQWLVKGGGAFKSNGPYAKVNSEALERPDLRPNPEARSVSMNQLGDVLLQLDPPIHALFVYCANPAVVAPETGRVEQGLLREDLFTVVHDLFITDTAKYADIILPATSTFENTDLYTSYWHTYVQLQEPVIPAIGESKSNVETFKLLAKAMGFEDEAFQETEPEMIQAALQVENNPYLTGVTYEALKDRRFVQLNIDERLHYLDRLTTPSGRIELYSATLAEAGLPPLPTYVPLHEGYDGQRRPGKESTYPLMFISPPNHSFLNSTFANVPKLMRLEKGPALQIHPEDARHRGINDGDEVTVWNDRGSFIVKALVVDKMLPGIVVSQGLWWEGDNGRQRANALTPSRLADMGGGATFFSTVVDVKRNGR from the coding sequence ATGAGCTTGATAGACCAAGAGAATGGAATATTCCCCGCGGTGTGTCCACTGGATTGTCCAGATACATGCGGGTTATTACTGCATAAAGAGCATGGAAGAATTGTCAAGGTGACGGGTAATCCTGAGCATCCGGTTACTCGCGGCGCCATATGTAACAAAGTACGGAATATGACTGAGCGGGTATACCATCCGGAGCGGGTGCTCTATCCACTCAAGCGTATAGGCGCGAAGGGCGAGGGCAAATTCGAACGCATCTCTTGGGACGAGGCTGCTGCGGAGATTGCCGCCCGGTACAAGCAGTTGATCGCGGAGCATGGTCCTGAGACTATTCTGCCGTACAGCTTTTACGGCAATATGGGGATCCTCAGTGTGGATGGCATGGACCGGAGGTTCTTCAACCGCATGGGATCAACCAAGCTCCAGCAGGGGATCTGCAATGCTGCGGGTAATGCGGGATTTAAGTATACGATGGGTTTCGGCGGCGGGACGATTCCGGAGGATGCTGCGGAAGCCGAGCTGTTCATTGTATGGGGCGGCAATATTGTTAGCACGAACATGCATATGATTCCGATTATCGAACAGGCCAGGAAGCGCGGAGCGAAGCTGGTTGTGATCGATGTTCACCGCAACCGGACCGCAGAGCGGGCCGACTGGTTCATACCGCTGTATCCGGGAACAGACGGAGCACTAGCTGTGGGGATGATGCATGTTCTGTTTGACCGGGGTCTGGTGAATGAGGCGTTCCTTGCCCGGTACACGGTAGGTCATGAGGAGCTGCGAGAGCATGTCCGGGAGTATACACCTGAGCTTGTAAGCACGATTACAGGCGTGCCTGCGGAAGACATTGTGAAGCTTGCCATGATGTATGGGAAGACTTCACCGGCGTATATTCATATTGGCAACGGGCTCCAGCATCATGACAATGGCGGTATGACAGTCAGAACCATCACCTGCCTGCCTGCGCTGACGGGTCAGTGGCTGGTTAAGGGGGGCGGGGCCTTCAAGTCCAATGGACCCTATGCCAAAGTTAACAGCGAAGCGCTGGAACGGCCTGACCTGCGGCCGAACCCGGAAGCGAGAAGCGTCAGCATGAATCAGCTTGGCGATGTGCTGCTGCAGCTTGACCCTCCCATTCATGCCTTGTTCGTCTACTGCGCCAACCCGGCTGTAGTGGCTCCGGAGACAGGCAGAGTGGAGCAGGGGCTGCTGCGTGAGGATCTGTTCACCGTGGTTCATGACCTCTTCATTACAGATACCGCGAAATACGCAGATATAATTCTCCCAGCCACATCAACCTTTGAGAATACGGACCTGTATACTTCCTACTGGCACACTTATGTGCAGCTTCAGGAGCCGGTGATCCCGGCAATCGGGGAGAGCAAGAGCAATGTGGAGACCTTCAAGCTGCTGGCAAAGGCGATGGGCTTTGAGGACGAGGCATTCCAGGAGACGGAGCCTGAAATGATCCAAGCTGCCCTCCAGGTGGAGAATAACCCGTATCTCACAGGGGTTACCTATGAAGCGCTCAAGGATCGCCGATTCGTACAGCTTAATATAGATGAGCGGCTGCATTATCTGGATCGTCTGACAACGCCATCAGGCAGGATCGAACTGTACTCAGCCACGCTGGCTGAGGCGGGTCTGCCTCCGCTTCCCACTTACGTGCCACTGCATGAGGGCTATGACGGACAACGACGTCCGGGTAAGGAATCCACCTATCCGCTGATGTTCATTTCCCCGCCGAATCACAGCTTCCTGAATTCGACCTTTGCCAATGTGCCAAAGCTGATGCGGCTTGAGAAAGGCCCTGCCCTTCAGATTCATCCTGAAGACGCCCGGCATCGGGGAATTAACGATGGCGATGAAGTCACAGTGTGGAACGATCGCGGCAGCTTCATTGTCAAAGCGCTAGTCGTAGATAAGATGCTTCCAGGCATCGTGGTCAGTCAGGGGCTTTGGTGGGAAGGAGATAACGGGAGACAGCGTGCCAACGCACTCACCCCGAGCCGCCTTGCGGATATGGGAGGAGGGGCCACCTTCTTCTCCACTGTAGTTGATGTGAAACGGAACGGCAGGTAA